The Triticum aestivum cultivar Chinese Spring chromosome 7B, IWGSC CS RefSeq v2.1, whole genome shotgun sequence genome window below encodes:
- the LOC123161965 gene encoding protein STAR1: MGSASGDSREHLLDVGGLAAGGPKIRVHGLRRRSEASGEEILRGVDLDVPRGVVMGVIGPSGSGKSTLLRALNRLWEPAPGAVTLDGADICGMDVLALRRKVGMLFQLPAMFDGSVADNVRYGPQLRGKKLSEAEVKSLLSLSDLDPALSSRPASELSVGQAQRVALARTLANDPEVLLLDEPTSALDPISTQNIEEAIVRLKTARGLTTVIVSHSVKQIQRIADLVCLVVDGEVVEVLAPSDLSEAKHPMARRFLELSS, encoded by the exons ATGGGCTCAGCTTCAG GTGATAGCAGGGAGCACCTGCTGGACGTGGGCGGCCTCGCCGCCGGCGGGCCGAAGATACGGGTGCACGGGCTGAGGCGGCGGTcggaggcgagcggcgaggagatCCTGCGCGGGGTGGACCTGGACGTGCCGCGCGGGGTGGTGATGGGCGTCATCGGCCCCAGCGGCAGCGGCAAGTCCACGCTGCTCCGCGCGCTCAACCGCCTCTGGGAGCCCGCCCCCGGCGCCGTCACCCTCGACGGCGCAGACATCTGCGGCATGGACGTCCTCGCGCTCCGCCGCAAGGTCGGCATGCTCTTCCAGCTCCCCGCCATGTTCGACG GGAGCGTAGCAGACAACGTGCGGTACGGGCCACAGCTGCGCGGCAAGAAGCTCAGCGAGGCGGAGGTGAAGAGCCTGCTGAGCCTGTCCGACCTCGACCCGGCCCTGTCCTCCCGGCCGGCGTCGGAGCTGTCCGTGGGGCAGGCGCAGCGCGTAGCCCTGGCCCGCACCCTCGCCAACGACCCGGAGGTGCTGCTGCTGGACGAGCCGACGAGCGCGCTGGACCCGATCTCGACGCAGAACATCGAGGAGGCCATCGTGCGGCTGAAGACGGCGAGAGGGCTCACCACGGTGATCGTCTCGCACAGCGTGAAGCAGATCCAGCGGATCGCCGACCTGGTCtgcctcgtcgtcgacggcgagGTCGTGGAGGTGCTCGCGCCGTCCGACCTCTCCGAGGCCAAGCACCCCATGGCCCGGCGCTTCCTGGAGCTCAGCAGCTGA